One Aureibacillus halotolerans genomic window, CGGGATTCTGTGTACTGGAGCGGGACTGCATCCTTTACATAGACCGTCGAACGGACAACCACAAGATGGGACGCTCCATGCATATCAAGGAAGGATTCGTCCTCAGCTGTCGTTTCTTCAGCAACCATTTCTCTTTGTGAGAAGGCAATCGAAAGCCCCAGCTGCTGCTCAAAATAAGCAAACACGGAGTCTTCTGCAATGGATTTTGTGAGTGTAGGTACAAACGATTGCCGAATAAAGTCAGTGTCCAGAATGACGGCTTCATTGTCAAATGTTCTTGTTCTCACAAGTTTCCACACAAGCTCCTCAGCTCCGCACGCTAACTTTTCCATCAGCCAAGCTGGCGGTTCAATCAACGTTAACTCATGGACTCGGGTAACGGGTCGTTGTGACGGGGGCAGGCTGGACACGAGCTCTTTAAAACTGACGAGTCCGGACATCGGTACGTCTAAGCGATGAACATCCAGTACGATGGATCCTTTGCCTTGGACTTTTTGAATATAGCCGTCTTGTGACAGGCGATCCAACGCTTTGTGGACGGTGCTTCTTGAGGTCGCGTAGGTCGCAGAAAGATCATGTTCTGTCGCAAGGCGCTCCCCTGGAGACCATTGCCCTTCTTTAATTTGACTAGCGATGTCCTGATAAATCGTCTGGCTAATGTTCATTCGCATCTCCTCAATTATGAAAGCTCATAGACGATGGATTCATATGGACGTAACGCAATGCTTTCAATCGCAGTCGCCGAATCCTCATGTGTAGATACGACAATCCGTGCATCGACGTCCGTGAACGATGTTTGGAAAGTGAGTGGTTTGGCACGAAAATTGCTGACAATAAGCCAACGTCGCTGACCATGCTCGCGTACATACGCAAACACATCGGGATGGGCGGCGTCGACCAAATGAAAACGTCCCTCTGTAATAAGATCATCGGTCTTTCGCAACTTTATCAGCTTTTGATAATGATAAAACACTGACGTTGGTTTCTCAAGTGCTGCCTTGGCATGAATGCTGTCGGCGTTTTTCGCCATCGGAATCCAAGGTTCTCCCTCAGTAAAGCCAGCATTTGCATCCTCATTCCACTGCATCGGTGTTCGTGCATTATCCCGCGATTTTTGCGCGAGGATGGCCATGATGTCTTCTTCTGACACACCTTTCTCCTTCAGGGAGTTATAGGCGTTTTTCGTTTCTACATCTCGGTACTGCGTGATGGACGTGAAGCCCGGGTTGGTCATGCCAAATTCCTCACCCTGATACACATAAGGGGTCCCTTTCAAAAGATGAATGGTCGTGGCGAGCATCTTTGCAGCAGTGTCACGATACTCTCCATCATCCCCGTACCGTGAGACGACTCTTGGCTGGTCATGGTTGCACCAAAATAACGCATTCCAGCCACCGCCTTCATGCATATGCGTTTGCCAGTGCGAGAGAATACGCTTCAACTCAACCAAGTCGAACGGATAATTGGTCCACTTTTCCCCATCCTTATAATCAACCTTTAAATGATGAAAATTAAACACCATATCCAATTCTTCAGAGGAAGGATGTGTATATTGAACGCAATCCTCGACATTTGTTGACGACATCTCACCAACGGTTATCGCGTTGTATGGCTTAAACACAGCTTGATTCATTTCATGCAGATATTCGTGGATACGTGGTCCATCGGTGTAAAAACGCCTGCCATCTCCCTTGTCATCCGACGGGAAAGTTTGGTTTTTGGATATCAAGTTAATGACATCCAAGCGAAAGCCGTCCACGCCTTTGTCCAGCCAACGTCTCATCATTTCATAGACCTCAGCACGCATCACGCTGTTTTCCCAATTCAAATCTGCTTGCGAAACATCAAAGAGGTGCAGATAATGCGCCTTCGTTTCAGAATCATAGGCCCAAGCTGATCCACCAAATTTGGACTGCCAATTGTTCGGCAGCTCGTCCTCTGGCGTGTCCTTCCAAATGTAATAGGAGCGATACGGGTTGTCTACAGACGACCGAGACTGCCGAAACCAATCGTGTGCAGTTGACGTATGATTAATAACGATATCCATCATCAGCTTCATGCCACGGCCATGGGTCTCCTCCAATAGCTGCTCAAAATCAGCCATCGTGCCGTAGTCCGAAAAAATTTCCTCGTAATTAGAAATATCATAGCCGTTATCATTTTGTGGAGAGGCATAAATTGGCGTCAGCCAAATCATATCAATGCCCAGTTCCTTTAGGTAGTCCAGCTTCTGAATAATGCCTTGCAAATCCCCAAGGCCATTCCCGGTCGTGTCTTTAAAGCTCTTCGGATAAATTTGATAGACGGTTGCCCGTTTCCACCATGGTTCAATCATGCTGCCACATCCTTTGCCCAATCTCTTAGTGGTTTATAGAAAAAAGTGTGGGTTCGGACATATTGTCCATTACACCCACACAGAAGATATTATGCTTTTGACTTTGTAAATCTTGTTGCAATCCGACCGTATAAGAAGGTCAGTATAAATGGAACGATGAGACAGATCGCCATCGCAATCGCATAGATCGCCCAGAAATTTTGCGGAATCGAGAAGAAGGCCGGGATACCACCAACTCCGACACTTGATGCAACAACACCGTTCACGGCTATAAACATGCCTGCAATGGAAGAGCCGACAAGCGCCATAATAAACGGATACATAAAGCGGAGATTAATCCCGAACATTGCTGGTTCAGTGACACCAAGGAAAGCCGAAAGCGCCGATGTTCCAGACAAAGACTTTAAATTTTTATTTGTTGTCACGAAAATAATGGCAATGGCTGCTGCCCCTTGCGCGACGTTAGAAAGTGCTAGAATTGGCCACAACGGTGTGCCTCCTGCTGCAGACAACTGTAAATCAACAGCGAGGAACGTATGGTGCATTCCTGTCATCACAAGTGGTGCATATAATGCGCCGTACAACAAACCAGCAACAACGGCATAGTTGTCAAACAACCATGTAAACCCGTCCGTAATATAACCGCCAAGCGTGAATGCGACCGGTCCGATAAACACAAAGGACAGGAAGCCTACAACGAGGAGAGAAACCGGTACGACGACGAGCAGCTGTATGGAGTCTGGAATGACCCGCTTTAACAGCGCTTCTAACTTTGCCAAAATGTAAGAGGCAAAAAGCATCGGCAAAACTTGCCCCTGATAGCCTAACTTTTGAACATCCATACCAAAAATGTCCCAAACAGGAATCTCATCAGCAGGCGTACTGGCATACGCCCAAGCGCTTAATAGGCTTGGATGGACAAGAATTAGACCAAGCACGACCCCTAGCAGTGGGCTTCCACCAAAGCGAGTCATAGCCGACCAACCAATCAATGCGGGCAAAAATGTAAACGCCGTGTTGGCGATAACATTAATCATATCGGCAATACCGGCCCATTGAGGGTATTCTGTGACGATATTCGAGCCGTCAAAGAAAATATCGTTCCCTGTTAACATATTGTTAATCCCAAGCAGCAAACCGGCCATAACGATGACGGGCACGATTGGGATAAAAATATCCGCAAGCGTTTTAATTAAGCGTTTTAGCCAATTTTGCTGGTCTGCGGCAGCGTCCTTCACATCTT contains:
- the treC gene encoding alpha,alpha-phosphotrehalase, encoding MIEPWWKRATVYQIYPKSFKDTTGNGLGDLQGIIQKLDYLKELGIDMIWLTPIYASPQNDNGYDISNYEEIFSDYGTMADFEQLLEETHGRGMKLMMDIVINHTSTAHDWFRQSRSSVDNPYRSYYIWKDTPEDELPNNWQSKFGGSAWAYDSETKAHYLHLFDVSQADLNWENSVMRAEVYEMMRRWLDKGVDGFRLDVINLISKNQTFPSDDKGDGRRFYTDGPRIHEYLHEMNQAVFKPYNAITVGEMSSTNVEDCVQYTHPSSEELDMVFNFHHLKVDYKDGEKWTNYPFDLVELKRILSHWQTHMHEGGGWNALFWCNHDQPRVVSRYGDDGEYRDTAAKMLATTIHLLKGTPYVYQGEEFGMTNPGFTSITQYRDVETKNAYNSLKEKGVSEEDIMAILAQKSRDNARTPMQWNEDANAGFTEGEPWIPMAKNADSIHAKAALEKPTSVFYHYQKLIKLRKTDDLITEGRFHLVDAAHPDVFAYVREHGQRRWLIVSNFRAKPLTFQTSFTDVDARIVVSTHEDSATAIESIALRPYESIVYELS
- the treR gene encoding trehalose operon repressor; protein product: MRMNISQTIYQDIASQIKEGQWSPGERLATEHDLSATYATSRSTVHKALDRLSQDGYIQKVQGKGSIVLDVHRLDVPMSGLVSFKELVSSLPPSQRPVTRVHELTLIEPPAWLMEKLACGAEELVWKLVRTRTFDNEAVILDTDFIRQSFVPTLTKSIAEDSVFAYFEQQLGLSIAFSQREMVAEETTAEDESFLDMHGASHLVVVRSTVYVKDAVPLQYTESRHRLDRFRFVDFARRTNG
- the treP gene encoding PTS system trehalose-specific EIIBC component, translating into MAKINESNVMDIVEGVGGKDNISAATHCVTRLRFALKDESKVDKEKLEANPLVKGAFSANGQYQVVIGAGTVDKVYQKMTEVAGIGESSKQDVKDAAADQQNWLKRLIKTLADIFIPIVPVIVMAGLLLGINNMLTGNDIFFDGSNIVTEYPQWAGIADMINVIANTAFTFLPALIGWSAMTRFGGSPLLGVVLGLILVHPSLLSAWAYASTPADEIPVWDIFGMDVQKLGYQGQVLPMLFASYILAKLEALLKRVIPDSIQLLVVVPVSLLVVGFLSFVFIGPVAFTLGGYITDGFTWLFDNYAVVAGLLYGALYAPLVMTGMHHTFLAVDLQLSAAGGTPLWPILALSNVAQGAAAIAIIFVTTNKNLKSLSGTSALSAFLGVTEPAMFGINLRFMYPFIMALVGSSIAGMFIAVNGVVASSVGVGGIPAFFSIPQNFWAIYAIAMAICLIVPFILTFLYGRIATRFTKSKA